In Nitrosophilus alvini, the following are encoded in one genomic region:
- a CDS encoding 4Fe-4S binding protein produces MSRIKYFINRSDIRKFRFWIQLLTFVLFIYGGYLAIDLGREIPVFSCGYNDKTGGMCYFMPLQHQLARPWERLFSAASIGVLTSFLVFLLWFIIFNKAWCGYVCPLGTMQDWITAIRKKLAIPYGRYSQTQFESLKKIKYIFLVIVIIFPLLIGAGLLDTEWRAAFCKMCPGRIITPMFVGDFSQWAIDFSSKTAVFLTAFGIVFTALFFVGSFIKKRFFCFFCPMSAMHYIFSPFAFLKLKKDGEKCTRCGDCYRVCDMQIKDIADDVDSRNILRDDCIFCMKCVAACPEEDALKVDIVKWTIFKSTKGGFAKRMGIDDEKN; encoded by the coding sequence ATGAGCAGGATTAAATATTTCATAAATCGGTCGGATATCCGCAAATTCAGGTTCTGGATACAACTGCTTACGTTTGTACTCTTTATTTACGGCGGATATCTGGCTATAGACCTTGGCAGAGAGATACCGGTCTTTTCTTGCGGCTACAATGATAAAACAGGTGGAATGTGCTATTTTATGCCTCTTCAGCATCAGTTGGCAAGACCTTGGGAGAGGCTTTTCAGTGCTGCAAGTATAGGTGTTTTGACAAGTTTTCTAGTCTTTTTGCTCTGGTTTATCATATTCAACAAGGCCTGGTGCGGATATGTATGTCCCCTTGGTACTATGCAGGACTGGATAACCGCTATAAGAAAAAAGTTGGCTATACCTTATGGAAGATACAGCCAAACGCAGTTTGAATCTCTGAAGAAAATAAAATATATATTTCTTGTTATTGTGATAATTTTTCCGTTACTGATAGGTGCGGGTCTTCTTGATACGGAATGGAGAGCCGCTTTTTGCAAGATGTGTCCCGGAAGGATCATAACGCCGATGTTTGTTGGTGATTTTAGCCAGTGGGCTATCGATTTTTCATCCAAAACGGCTGTTTTCCTCACCGCTTTCGGTATCGTTTTTACTGCACTGTTTTTTGTGGGCTCATTTATAAAAAAGAGATTTTTCTGCTTTTTTTGTCCGATGAGTGCGATGCACTATATTTTCAGTCCGTTTGCGTTTCTGAAACTGAAAAAAGATGGTGAAAAGTGTACCAGGTGCGGGGACTGTTACAGGGTCTGCGATATGCAGATAAAAGATATAGCCGATGATGTGGATAGCAGAAATATTTTGAGAGATGACTGCATATTCTGTATGAAATGCGTTGCGGCATGTCCCGAGGAGGATGCTTTGAAGGTGGATATTGTAAAATGGACGATTTTCAAATCTACAAAAGGGGGCTTTGCCAAAAGAATGGGGATAGATGATGAGAAAAATTGA
- a CDS encoding 4Fe-4S binding protein: MVRFIKRDNNDIFKMPILRFLFKNQKFLLVLRISVAALFFYAIYMGYADSSKNNIFTTAVFWGIFWPLFIVTTLPTFGRIFCGICPHGFLGKYITKAGLKKKMPKWLENRFIGIMLLFLGWWGVYYMFPGVYRTPLGSAILFSVMTVLAFFIYFLYKDMSYCKYICPIGTALRAFGKLSFTWFGSYESACKSCKTFDCAKTCPYGLSPFNFDKKNSISDCTLCMECTHSCEAINFRFVKPGFSLYNRFKTLKAEVWVYILILAAIPISMAFHHGLGRSNISDHFIWAKTAEFFKQFVDFGKLDATGMFAFLYAALFTIAAAVIGMWIASKIVKKDFGSVFYTLGYAFAPLFIFASMGHALEFFFTGNYERIVEGLAWGFGFDVDVEPLAKRGDRWLQIFHLFRWIAVFWALFILYKRMAFIETDKVRKVIAYPFAALLIIFFVGVNLYRDYVIETYGRKPRGHHTGSAAMMMKKNSKNIEKVAVLPEQSVWFKDRLPGSRRMGMMGRRVPNAVPKRRVWLVTGELGKPKCVINPKGTFYTVDTEGVVKEVEPKKRGCISVSFEMPKSGYYSVYYLQDIKTPRKEYIKVAKYEFKRFDHSSHAVYDKKKMAAKTIKEVPFDILRLRPENETFYSRLHTGEEVKFMVLKDGRPLEGAKVVLVTQFGWQKSQKSDENGIAKFKLIKDYYPDWEKYNKRFREKFIVVASFEEEGKEYETTYIGTYSPSRNEYQSYAYGLLTAIIILIAASAGIFVYRYRTQKPFKEVKIDEQD; this comes from the coding sequence ATGGTCAGATTTATTAAACGCGACAATAACGATATCTTCAAAATGCCGATTTTAAGGTTTTTATTTAAAAATCAAAAATTCCTTTTGGTTTTGCGTATATCTGTTGCTGCGCTTTTTTTCTACGCAATCTATATGGGATATGCAGACTCTTCAAAAAACAATATTTTTACCACTGCCGTGTTTTGGGGGATTTTTTGGCCTCTTTTTATAGTTACCACTCTGCCGACTTTCGGCAGAATATTCTGCGGTATATGCCCACACGGTTTTTTGGGAAAATATATCACTAAAGCAGGGCTCAAAAAAAAGATGCCAAAATGGCTTGAAAACAGATTTATCGGTATTATGCTGCTTTTTTTGGGATGGTGGGGAGTTTACTACATGTTTCCGGGAGTCTACAGAACTCCTCTTGGAAGCGCGATACTCTTTAGTGTAATGACTGTTTTGGCGTTTTTCATCTATTTTCTCTATAAAGATATGAGTTATTGCAAATACATATGTCCTATCGGTACGGCACTCAGAGCTTTCGGCAAGCTCTCTTTTACATGGTTCGGTTCGTATGAGAGTGCCTGCAAATCGTGTAAAACGTTCGATTGTGCAAAAACTTGCCCTTATGGTCTGAGTCCTTTCAATTTCGACAAAAAAAACTCTATAAGCGATTGTACTCTCTGTATGGAGTGTACGCATTCTTGCGAAGCTATCAATTTCAGATTTGTAAAACCGGGATTTTCTCTTTATAACAGATTCAAAACTCTCAAAGCTGAAGTCTGGGTATATATACTTATTTTGGCAGCTATTCCTATCTCCATGGCATTTCATCACGGTCTTGGCAGAAGCAATATTTCCGATCATTTTATATGGGCAAAGACGGCCGAATTTTTCAAACAGTTTGTGGATTTTGGCAAACTTGATGCCACAGGTATGTTTGCCTTTTTATATGCTGCGCTTTTTACCATCGCAGCAGCAGTGATCGGTATGTGGATAGCCTCCAAAATAGTGAAAAAAGATTTCGGCAGTGTCTTTTATACACTGGGATACGCATTTGCGCCTCTTTTTATCTTTGCTTCCATGGGTCATGCTCTTGAGTTTTTCTTTACAGGCAATTATGAAAGAATAGTTGAAGGGCTTGCTTGGGGATTTGGGTTCGATGTAGATGTGGAGCCTTTGGCGAAAAGAGGAGATAGATGGCTGCAGATTTTTCATCTGTTTAGATGGATTGCTGTTTTTTGGGCTCTTTTTATACTTTATAAAAGAATGGCTTTTATTGAAACAGACAAAGTCAGAAAAGTCATTGCATATCCTTTCGCGGCACTTCTTATAATCTTCTTTGTGGGTGTAAATCTATACAGAGACTATGTTATAGAGACATATGGCAGAAAGCCGCGCGGTCATCACACGGGCAGTGCGGCAATGATGATGAAGAAAAACTCCAAAAACATTGAGAAAGTGGCCGTTTTACCCGAGCAGAGCGTCTGGTTTAAAGACAGACTGCCCGGTAGCAGAAGAATGGGTATGATGGGCAGACGTGTTCCAAACGCGGTTCCCAAAAGAAGAGTCTGGCTTGTTACAGGTGAGCTTGGCAAGCCAAAATGCGTAATCAATCCTAAAGGGACTTTCTATACTGTAGATACCGAAGGTGTCGTAAAAGAGGTGGAGCCGAAAAAAAGAGGATGCATAAGTGTCAGTTTTGAAATGCCTAAAAGCGGTTACTACAGCGTCTATTATCTGCAGGATATAAAAACTCCTCGAAAAGAGTATATAAAAGTAGCCAAATACGAATTTAAAAGATTCGATCACAGCTCACACGCGGTTTACGACAAGAAAAAGATGGCGGCAAAAACGATAAAAGAGGTTCCCTTTGATATTTTGAGGCTGCGCCCAGAAAATGAAACTTTTTATTCCAGACTTCATACCGGCGAAGAGGTGAAATTCATGGTTTTGAAAGATGGCAGACCGCTTGAAGGGGCCAAAGTGGTACTCGTGACGCAGTTTGGCTGGCAAAAAAGCCAAAAGAGTGACGAAAACGGTATAGCGAAGTTCAAACTCATAAAAGATTACTACCCCGATTGGGAAAAATACAATAAAAGATTCAGGGAAAAATTTATTGTAGTTGCGAGTTTTGAGGAAGAGGGAAAAGAGTATGAGACAACCTATATAGGTACATATTCTCCCTCAAGAAATGAGTATCAGTCATATGCCTACGGGCTTTTGACAGCTATCATAATTCTAATCGCAGCAAGTGCCGGGATTTTTGTATACAGATACAGAACCCAAAAGCCGTTCAAAGAGGTAAAAATAGATGAGCAGGATTAA
- a CDS encoding acyl-CoA dehydratase activase yields MVYFAGIDIGSTAIKIVVIDENEIIKGYKVSGSGSMFYKYAKESFELLLKDIGISSQDVAYITSTGYGRKLFKEADETISEITANAVGARKAGEEFGTIRTIINIGGQDSKAIALDEHGNVVNFAMNDRCAAGTGKFLDVAAAKLEIDVEELGDYHFRSIGTPLSINSTCAVFAESEIIGLLGNEHTKEDIVAGIHFSIAKRIIRLAKRVGLNEVIYFDGGPALNKGLVSAIEDELGRELAIPRYPQITTALGAALLAKEAWEYELKNADAV; encoded by the coding sequence ATGGTCTATTTTGCAGGAATTGATATAGGATCGACTGCCATAAAGATAGTTGTAATAGATGAAAATGAGATCATAAAAGGGTATAAAGTATCAGGCAGCGGAAGTATGTTTTACAAATATGCAAAAGAGAGTTTTGAACTGCTTCTCAAAGATATAGGAATCTCTTCCCAGGATGTGGCATATATAACTTCGACGGGATACGGAAGAAAACTTTTTAAGGAAGCTGATGAGACAATAAGCGAGATTACCGCAAATGCAGTCGGTGCCAGAAAAGCCGGGGAAGAGTTCGGAACTATCAGAACAATAATCAATATCGGCGGTCAGGACTCAAAAGCCATTGCTCTTGATGAACACGGAAACGTTGTCAATTTTGCAATGAACGACAGATGTGCTGCCGGAACGGGCAAGTTTTTGGATGTTGCCGCTGCAAAACTTGAAATTGATGTAGAAGAGTTGGGCGATTATCATTTCAGATCCATCGGGACACCACTCTCCATAAACAGTACATGTGCTGTATTTGCAGAGTCGGAAATAATAGGACTTTTGGGAAATGAACATACAAAAGAAGATATTGTTGCCGGTATCCATTTCTCTATTGCGAAAAGAATCATACGTCTGGCAAAACGGGTGGGGCTGAATGAAGTTATCTATTTTGACGGAGGTCCCGCTTTAAACAAAGGGCTGGTTTCTGCCATAGAAGATGAGCTTGGGCGTGAGCTTGCTATTCCACGTTATCCTCAGATAACCACTGCTTTAGGTGCCGCACTGCTTGCGAAAGAGGCTTGGGAATATGAGTTGAAAAATGCAGATGCAGTTTGA
- a CDS encoding EAL domain-containing protein, whose amino-acid sequence MKELKIDSAEIQRRLEALHIGEKEKDLLKEIFSVYDKIRDKVKYSFLDTLKLMISSKTYDRIKKELNVKQEDYFARMLKGPYDIEYAKSRVEIGYIFYHADIKPKCYIAAFAEYYSTLVSAIEPYFKGRMGAVTAVLNKMLLLDTNLFMETYFHEDKKRFEKLYRKYSTVIDAMRDGVVVIDADTFKIVEVNHRIEEFTARKRKNLIGKDIFTLHPAEFQKIIKTSLEKAKKERYGLIPELYIVNQESGEYQPVEVTYAKFELDDENYIVKIVRDIKDRLSIQKKLSRLNRLYRVLSAVNEQIIRSTKKDELYQAICRIIVEEGGFKFAWLAEIEDEEFINPVAYSKMAFFYEESGTESELSEEENIKEIIEKLKTKGYDTKTQTGNGKFVHEKLTIPIWHEKEQVGIPLYKGTEIRAILKIYSNEVDSFGNEEIHLFKEIADDISYAITTIENRKHLEFLTNFDLLTRLPNRHFYEERLETAVYSANFQKEVFAVVLIDIDQFKLINDTYGYGFGDKVILKVAEHLKQIIRPQDILSRYGSDEFALIFFNIKNKEEIIRFIKKINKLSSTPIEINGEELFITLSIGVSLFPKDAHNADDLRTIAETALNAAKNHGGNTYIFYSEEMNTMAQSKIRFQNELKKAIKNREFELFYQPQIDLVKMKICCAEALIRWRHPKKGLVSPAQFIPILEESYLIEEIGLWVIEEACRQILVWQKQKLEIPIAVSINISAKQISRNNNFFSDLIEIVAKNRINPKLLHVEITESLIMENIDKVEKGLQLLKEYGIKSAIDDFGTGYSSLYYLKKLPVHALKIDQTFIKHLPTDEDDTSITKAIISLSKSLGKKTIAEGVETKEQFDFLKEINCDIAQGYFFSRPLPAKQFEEFYKEYNNSIK is encoded by the coding sequence ATGAAAGAGTTGAAAATCGACAGTGCAGAGATACAGAGACGACTTGAAGCATTACATATCGGAGAAAAGGAAAAAGATCTTTTAAAAGAGATTTTTTCAGTATATGACAAAATTAGAGATAAAGTAAAATACTCATTTTTAGACACACTCAAATTGATGATATCTTCTAAAACTTACGATCGTATAAAAAAAGAGCTAAATGTTAAACAAGAAGATTATTTTGCTCGTATGCTCAAAGGTCCATACGATATAGAATACGCCAAAAGCCGTGTGGAAATCGGATATATATTTTATCATGCAGATATAAAACCAAAATGTTATATAGCTGCATTCGCCGAATATTACAGTACGCTTGTTTCGGCAATAGAGCCATATTTTAAAGGTCGCATGGGTGCGGTAACGGCTGTTTTGAACAAAATGCTTCTGTTAGATACAAATCTTTTTATGGAAACATATTTTCATGAAGACAAAAAAAGATTCGAAAAACTTTATCGCAAATACAGTACCGTTATTGATGCTATGCGTGACGGCGTTGTCGTTATAGACGCTGATACTTTCAAAATAGTTGAAGTTAATCACCGAATAGAAGAGTTTACCGCTAGAAAGCGTAAAAATCTGATAGGAAAAGATATATTTACACTTCATCCGGCCGAATTTCAAAAAATTATTAAAACATCCCTTGAAAAAGCTAAAAAAGAGCGGTATGGACTGATTCCGGAACTATATATTGTCAATCAAGAAAGTGGCGAATATCAACCGGTTGAAGTAACTTACGCAAAGTTTGAACTAGATGATGAAAACTATATAGTTAAAATAGTGCGAGATATAAAAGATCGTCTATCCATACAGAAAAAGCTCTCCCGTTTAAATCGATTATATCGTGTTTTAAGCGCTGTTAACGAACAGATAATCCGTTCTACCAAAAAAGATGAGCTCTATCAGGCAATATGTCGCATAATAGTCGAAGAGGGAGGATTTAAATTTGCCTGGCTTGCGGAGATAGAAGATGAAGAGTTTATCAATCCTGTTGCCTACTCAAAAATGGCTTTTTTTTATGAAGAGAGCGGAACTGAGAGTGAATTGTCCGAAGAAGAAAACATTAAAGAGATTATTGAAAAGCTCAAAACTAAAGGCTATGATACAAAAACACAAACAGGAAACGGTAAATTCGTCCATGAAAAGCTGACTATACCTATATGGCATGAAAAAGAACAGGTTGGAATTCCTCTCTATAAGGGTACAGAAATTCGCGCTATCCTCAAAATCTATTCAAATGAAGTGGACTCCTTCGGTAATGAAGAGATACACCTGTTTAAAGAGATAGCCGATGATATATCTTATGCAATTACAACAATAGAAAATAGAAAACATTTAGAATTTCTTACAAATTTCGATCTTTTAACCCGCTTGCCAAACCGCCATTTTTATGAAGAGAGACTTGAAACTGCAGTCTATAGCGCAAATTTTCAAAAAGAGGTATTTGCAGTAGTATTAATTGATATCGATCAGTTTAAACTGATAAACGACACTTACGGCTACGGTTTTGGCGACAAAGTTATTTTAAAAGTTGCGGAACATCTAAAACAGATTATCCGTCCACAAGATATTCTTTCACGTTACGGTAGCGATGAGTTTGCACTTATCTTTTTCAATATAAAAAACAAAGAGGAGATAATCCGTTTTATCAAAAAAATCAACAAACTATCATCAACCCCTATTGAAATAAACGGTGAAGAACTTTTTATAACTTTAAGCATCGGCGTCTCGCTTTTTCCCAAAGATGCACATAATGCCGATGATCTAAGAACAATAGCCGAAACTGCACTCAATGCAGCCAAAAATCATGGCGGAAATACTTATATCTTCTATTCCGAAGAGATGAATACAATGGCACAATCTAAAATAAGATTTCAAAATGAGTTGAAAAAGGCTATCAAAAACCGTGAATTTGAACTATTTTATCAGCCTCAAATCGATCTGGTAAAAATGAAAATTTGCTGTGCAGAGGCATTAATAAGATGGAGACATCCAAAAAAAGGTCTAGTGAGTCCTGCTCAGTTTATTCCGATTCTAGAAGAGTCCTATCTAATAGAAGAGATAGGTCTTTGGGTAATAGAGGAGGCGTGTAGACAAATTCTTGTTTGGCAAAAACAAAAACTTGAAATTCCTATCGCAGTTTCAATAAATATTTCTGCCAAGCAGATTTCCAGAAATAACAATTTCTTTTCAGACTTGATAGAAATAGTTGCAAAAAACAGAATCAATCCAAAACTTTTACACGTTGAAATAACAGAGTCACTAATTATGGAGAATATAGATAAGGTTGAAAAAGGTCTTCAACTTTTAAAAGAATACGGAATAAAATCCGCCATTGACGATTTCGGTACAGGTTATTCGTCACTCTATTATCTCAAAAAACTGCCCGTACATGCACTTAAGATTGATCAAACTTTTATCAAACATCTCCCTACAGATGAAGATGATACAAGCATAACTAAAGCGATAATATCGCTCTCCAAAAGTCTGGGAAAGAAAACCATAGCAGAAGGAGTGGAAACAAAAGAACAGTTTGATTTTTTAAAAGAGATAAACTGCGATATAGCGCAAGGATATTTTTTTTCCAGACCTCTGCCTGCAAAACAGTTCGAGGAGTTTTATAAAGAGTACAACAACTCAATAAAATAG
- a CDS encoding double-cubane-cluster-containing anaerobic reductase, with protein sequence MMRKIETNTAVQRKREIEDPQKRHSRHEAMEAVQMLDKLKYDFPHSLESMKYFYDLYERVYCKGEKIHSDKPLVGTLCIQVPYEIIYAMDAVPVRLCNGFHTDEQLGGEFMPTKSCSLVKATLGMLQSRDIPAADKLDIIVHPTTCDQKTKAISIIEDMSYDMYHMEFPRVKESEESREYWRRTVRKFTKDISKELGRKVSRRSLKEAIRKVGRAQMAYHKLNELRRVTPSPILGKDMFLITNAFFFDEIERWTEAVENVYEEVKKRVQSGFNAAGKRSPRILYTGSPPIFPNLKLPVMIEEADGIIVADESCSANRLLNDMVSVDEWFMYDMVDAIADRYLKGCTCPIFTKNEDRKRRLRELIEEYCVDGVVYQSFAGCQVYEMEQRSIMQEMEKINIPMLYVETDYSPGQGGQLSTRVEAFIESLKVRRRKR encoded by the coding sequence ATGATGAGAAAAATTGAAACAAATACTGCTGTTCAAAGAAAAAGAGAGATCGAAGATCCGCAAAAAAGGCATAGTAGGCATGAGGCTATGGAAGCCGTCCAGATGCTGGATAAGCTGAAATACGATTTTCCACACTCTTTGGAATCTATGAAATATTTTTACGATCTTTACGAGAGGGTCTACTGCAAAGGTGAAAAGATTCACAGCGATAAGCCGCTTGTAGGTACTTTATGTATACAGGTTCCCTATGAGATTATCTATGCAATGGATGCTGTGCCGGTGAGACTTTGTAACGGGTTTCATACCGACGAGCAGCTTGGTGGAGAATTTATGCCCACCAAGTCCTGTTCACTGGTCAAAGCTACGCTTGGAATGCTTCAGAGCAGAGATATTCCTGCTGCTGACAAACTCGATATCATTGTTCATCCTACCACTTGCGATCAGAAAACAAAGGCTATATCCATTATAGAGGATATGAGTTACGATATGTATCATATGGAGTTTCCAAGAGTAAAAGAGAGCGAAGAGAGCAGAGAGTATTGGAGGAGGACAGTCAGAAAGTTTACAAAAGATATCTCAAAAGAGCTTGGCAGAAAAGTGAGCAGGAGATCTTTGAAAGAGGCTATCAGAAAAGTTGGAAGAGCCCAGATGGCTTATCATAAGCTGAATGAGCTAAGAAGAGTCACTCCATCTCCGATACTCGGAAAAGATATGTTTCTTATAACCAATGCATTTTTCTTCGATGAGATAGAGCGCTGGACAGAGGCGGTGGAAAATGTCTACGAGGAGGTCAAAAAGAGAGTTCAAAGCGGTTTTAATGCAGCCGGAAAAAGGTCGCCCAGGATTTTGTATACCGGTTCTCCTCCCATTTTCCCAAATCTCAAACTTCCGGTAATGATAGAGGAGGCTGACGGCATAATAGTGGCTGATGAGAGCTGCTCAGCAAACAGGCTTTTAAATGATATGGTTTCGGTTGACGAGTGGTTTATGTATGATATGGTTGATGCCATTGCAGATAGGTATCTCAAGGGTTGTACATGCCCCATATTTACAAAAAATGAAGATAGAAAAAGAAGACTCAGAGAGCTTATTGAAGAGTATTGCGTTGACGGGGTGGTATATCAGTCTTTTGCCGGATGTCAGGTATATGAGATGGAACAAAGAAGCATTATGCAGGAGATGGAAAAAATCAACATACCGATGCTTTATGTGGAAACCGACTACAGCCCCGGGCAGGGCGGGCAACTTTCAACGAGAGTAGAAGCATTCATAGAATCTTTGAAAGTCAGAAGGAGAAAAAGATAA
- a CDS encoding universal stress protein produces the protein MRALKRVLVGIDPFSDYEDILKRALMIAKSNGAVLYIVCAVKVPWLELPIFENKEILNKEILKQEVEERLEKLENSAEITSAIVVEEGNPDEVILHAAVQESADMIIMGTNREYKVSKNIIGSTVQKVVHKSRLPVLIVKNNADKKYKNILAPTDFEEESKKSILFAKEIFPDADIKLLHVYETLSEIALHFYSLKDKEIEEYNKLVAHYAKNEMEKFLKEVGLEQGEVIDGNNTPKKVLIDYITKCGNDLTVIGSKGTAGINKLLGSMALYIMRESPTDVLVYVS, from the coding sequence ATGAGAGCTTTAAAAAGAGTGCTTGTAGGAATAGATCCCTTTTCGGATTATGAAGATATATTAAAAAGGGCTCTCATGATCGCAAAAAGTAATGGAGCTGTTCTGTATATTGTATGTGCAGTTAAAGTTCCCTGGTTGGAATTGCCGATATTTGAGAATAAAGAGATACTCAACAAAGAGATTCTGAAACAAGAAGTTGAAGAGAGACTGGAAAAACTTGAAAATAGTGCCGAAATCACATCTGCCATTGTAGTAGAAGAGGGCAATCCGGATGAGGTGATACTGCATGCAGCAGTGCAGGAGAGTGCAGATATGATTATTATGGGAACTAACAGGGAGTATAAAGTTTCAAAAAATATAATAGGAAGCACTGTGCAAAAGGTTGTTCACAAAAGCAGGCTTCCTGTTTTAATTGTGAAAAATAACGCTGATAAAAAATATAAAAATATTCTTGCACCGACTGATTTTGAAGAGGAATCAAAAAAAAGTATACTGTTTGCCAAAGAGATTTTTCCTGATGCCGATATAAAACTCCTTCATGTTTATGAGACATTAAGTGAGATAGCTTTGCACTTTTACTCTCTAAAAGACAAAGAGATTGAAGAGTACAACAAACTGGTGGCACATTATGCAAAAAATGAGATGGAAAAGTTTTTAAAAGAGGTTGGCTTGGAACAAGGAGAAGTGATTGACGGAAACAATACCCCAAAGAAGGTGCTTATAGATTATATAACCAAATGCGGTAATGATCTTACGGTAATAGGTTCAAAAGGGACGGCGGGTATAAATAAACTTTTAGGCAGTATGGCGCTTTATATAATGCGAGAATCACCTACAGATGTTTTGGTATATGTTTCATAA
- a CDS encoding sulfite exporter TauE/SafE family protein — protein sequence MEAAAYITVFLMGLSYGSTACMLSCAPLLSPLLVSNSSTLKQSMTTVGIFSAGRVFSYSMIALSASYASLTVKEILNEPLLWGRVMGVLMILTALYLFYTQFQREKSCCVARNFSKGINRLGKGGYFFMGAALSFNFCAPVLSLAAFSAGSSSKVVSLFYGFLFGIGAVMVSFIFYGFILSSITKELLFQFSRQKKWIETAASALLFAGGVMVLLGILKL from the coding sequence TTGGAAGCGGCTGCGTATATAACAGTTTTTCTTATGGGACTTTCATACGGTTCGACGGCTTGTATGTTGTCCTGCGCGCCGCTTTTGAGTCCTCTGCTTGTGAGTAATTCATCAACCTTGAAACAATCTATGACGACTGTAGGGATATTCAGTGCAGGCCGAGTATTTTCATATTCGATGATAGCACTCAGTGCCTCTTATGCCTCGCTTACCGTCAAGGAGATTTTGAATGAGCCGCTGCTTTGGGGGAGAGTTATGGGAGTGCTTATGATCTTAACGGCTTTATATCTCTTTTATACACAGTTTCAAAGAGAAAAAAGCTGTTGTGTTGCACGGAACTTTTCAAAAGGTATAAACAGGCTTGGAAAAGGCGGATATTTTTTTATGGGTGCAGCACTCTCTTTTAATTTTTGTGCGCCAGTTTTAAGTCTTGCTGCGTTCAGTGCCGGCAGTTCTTCAAAGGTAGTTTCTCTTTTTTACGGATTTTTGTTCGGGATAGGCGCTGTTATGGTCTCTTTTATTTTTTACGGATTTATTCTCTCGTCTATAACCAAAGAGCTTCTTTTTCAATTTTCCAGACAGAAAAAGTGGATAGAAACAGCTGCTTCGGCTCTGCTTTTTGCGGGAGGCGTTATGGTGCTGCTTGGCATATTGAAACTATAA